The genomic stretch ACTTCGACGAGCGGAATCATGTGCGGCGGATTCCAGAAATGCGCGATCAGGAAACGCTCCTTCGCGCGCAACGGAGCAACCAGTTGGTCGGGCGGAAAGCCGCTGGTGTTGCTCGCGAGAATCGCGTCGTCGGACATCAACGCGGCTAGCGACGCATATAAGCGATGCTTCAGTTCGAGCACCTCGGGAATCGCCTCGATCACGAATTGCGCCGACGCCATCACGTCGAGTTCCGCGTGCGTCTCGATGCGCGCGAGCGCCGCCTGTTTGGCGGCTTTGTCGATCCGTCCGGCGTCGATCAGTTCGTCGAGTACCGCTTCCGCTTTCGGCGCAACGCTTGCGAGGCGCGCCGGATCGACGTCATGAACGATCGTCCGATGCCCGTGCAATGCGCTTTGCGTCGCGATGCCGACGCCCATCAGTCCCGTGCCCACTACGCCTATGACTGCCTTGTCCACGCCGCTCTCCTGCTGCCTTCGATGAAAACTTTCAAGCATAGCGCAGCACGCCTGTTTCCAACGCCGAACGTGACAAAGCCGGTCTTCCATGAGGAAAGACCGGCTTCGTGGACTTCACGCCGCGTCGAGCGGCGCCGTCATCCGCGCATCAGTCACGCGGGGACGGCGGCGGGCGATGATCGTCGCGGCCGTGGTGACGCGGATCGTCGTCGTGCGGATGACGGCGCATCCACTCGTCATGTTCCCAGTAGCGATGGCCGTCGTAGTAACGATCGCCATGCCAGCCGATATTGATCGAGACGTCCACCGGCATCACGTGCGGCTGACCGTGAACCGCGGGACCCGGCCCGTTTTCGACAACGACGCGCTCCTGTGCAAAGGCGCTACCGGCGGCGAGCAAAGCACCACTGGCCAGCAGGGTAGCGAGAATCGAACGCGACGTCTTGTTAAAGGTTTTCATAGTGACCTCCCAGGCAAAGTTTTGTGTCAAGCCGGCGTCCGTATTCGGTCGACCTTGGACTGCAAATTCAGGTTCAGACCAGACGCCGTACGCTTGAGACGAACTTTAGCGACGCAAACCGCGTGAAGACGTGAGCACTTGTAAGCGTACATTTCATACACGGGGAGCAGTGAACAGCGCGCTTTTTTGCCTTCGCCGCCGGTCTATAGCGTCATGCGCGCCGGAATGGCAGCGTCGCGCAGCGGCGCCATGTCAGGCGCCGTTACATTCATTTCGGCGGGGAAATATTCGGACAGATCAGACATTCGGCGAGCATGCAGCCAGAAAAACAAAAGCCACGGCACGCGTTTAGCGGGCAGTGGCTTCAATAAGGCGAGGCGCACTCGAGGTGTGCACCTATGCGCGGTGATCCGCGCTCAGGCTGTACAACGTGGCTGTTTAGTCGGTCAGCTTGACGCCGAACAACGTAGCCTGCGCTTGGCGCACACGCTGTGCTTCGCGGCTACGCGCTTCGTACGAGTAGTCCGAATCCAGCGGCAGATGGGGCGACGCAAAGAGGTCGCTGACCTTTTGGAACAGTGCAAAAATGAAGCTCATGGCGACTCCCGGTTGGTTACTGCAATTTGCTAGGGTTTTCCCTTAAGAAGAATTATAGGGTTTTCCCTAGGCAAAAGCTAGTGCAATGCAGCAATTTTTCGAACGTGGTGCGTTGCCACAGGCTTTAAGTTCATGGTGCGTTGCATCATGACAACGACCCCGTTTCTTTCATTTTCAGGGTCGAAACCGGCCGCCTATTGGAGCGTGCTGGACTGCGGCTTCCGGCTTCGCGCCGGCTTCGCGCTCGTCATGCTTTTGCGCGGGTTGACCACGGCGGCGTCGACAGTGCCTGCCGCCGCACTCTCCGACTGCACCAGCGTCGCGTTATTGACGGACACGATCAGGCCCGGCAGGGTCCGCGCGGAATTGTCCTGCGGCTTGACCGACGTTCCCGACGCCGAAAACTCGACGCTCAGCGCCCAGTGCCCCTCATGAATGCCTTGATCGCGAAGAAGTGCGCGGATCAATTCGTCGATGGAATATTTGTGCTCGCTGGTCGGCATGGTGGCTCCCGTCAGAAATTGCGCTGGCGTATCCGGTCCGGCTTCGCAACAGCAACGAGAGTGTAAAACGCGAATTTGACTTGCGAGAAGCCGGCGGCGGGCGGCGCCTTACGGCATCTATCCGGCGAAACGTGGTGAGCGGGAGAAGCGCCGGCCAGGCGGGCGGCAAAATGAGTCGCCGCGACCAGCTGACGCCGGTGCGGCGATCATTGAAGATCAGTGCGAATTGGCTGCTTGTGGCTTGTGCGCGTGCTGTGTTCGCGCGCCGCGCTTGCCACGGGACGGACTGGCGACTTGCTGAGTTGCGGCCGGCGACGAGGCGGCAGCGGCATTTGCAGCCGCCGCGTTGGCCATCGCCATGTGGGTGTCGAGCAGGCTGGCCATGGCCGCTTGCTGGTTTTGCATCATCTGTTCGATACGGTGCTGCTGGGCCGTGGTTTCACGCGTCAGACGCATCAGCAACACCGTCTGCGTGATACCGATCGCAACCGTGACCAGCAACGCGCCGACCACGATCGACAGCATCCATTTCATGCGGCGTGAATGGTCAGTCGCGGCGCGGCGTTGATCGGCGATCACGCCATACAGCGCATCGACGGTATCGGCGAAGGCGGTTGCGCGCGCGCGGTCGAGTTCAGGCGCGACACGCAATGCCGCCGCAGCCGCTTCGGCGCGCTGGGCCGCCCTGAACTGCGCGCCAAACGCGGCGTTGGCCTGCGCCGACACATTGCCCGACGGCTGGCCTTCGGACTTCGGCTCGGCGGCTGCCACAGCGCCGCTTTCAGGCGAAGTGCGCTCCGTTGTGGCATTAGCGGCTTCGGCCACAGCCGCTTCGCGCGAAGCCGTTGTCGCCTTGGCGAAAGTCGCCGCAAAGCGCTGCAGCGGCACGGACGGTTCGCCGCCAGCTGTGGTCGCGGAACCGGTATCCGCCGACGCACCCGGCTCGCCCGCTTGACGCAGCGCGGTCACACTGCGCGCCACGGTCGCCGCTGCCATCGCGGACGTGAGCGGCGCTGCTGCGGGTTTTTCTTCGACAGCGGCCTCGGCGGCCGGCTTCGCTTCGGCAAAAGCCAATTCGTCCAGCGGCAATGTCGCCTCAGCCTGCGCGGTCAGCCCGCTCAACTCTGCGTTGACCGAGGCCGGTTCATCGGACTTCGCAGCGCGAGACGCGCGGCGCGCCGCTTTCGCGTCCGACGACACGCTATCGGCATCGATCGCGCCGACCGCCGCCAGCACCACATCGGGTAATTCGAAACCATGCAGCGTGCCTTGCCGCACGTCGATGTTCATCGCTTCGAGTGTGGCGCGGGTGGGATCGTCAGGGAACAGGTCGAGCGTACTATCGTCGCGCGAAGCGTCGCTCAGTTGCGCGAGGCGTTGTGCTGAGCGCGCGGCGCGCGCCAGCTTGTTTTCGGTTTCGGTCGAGACGGTGGCCTGGCGCCGTTTCTTTGAAGCGGCGCGCGGAGGCCGGGACTGCGTGGATGCTGCGGAATCTGCCATAGAGAAAAAAGCGGTCGTCGCCAAAAAGCGGGCGCCGAGCACCGCTCGTCAATACCATTGGAATTTTTCGAGACCGCATTGTCGCATGGCCGCATGCACCTGCCGAAGCCATTCGCCGACGATTTGCCAATTTTAAGACGGCTCCCCGTCTGGCCGGAACGGCTTGACGCCGAGCAGTTGACGCAAGCGTTCGCAGTTCGCGTCGTATTCAATGCCTGGCACTACCTGCGCACCCATCCGCGCCGGATCGAGCACGACATGTTGGCCGGACGCCGGACGACACTGCGGCGAACCCACATGCCGACACAATCATGAATAGCGAGCGCCGAGCCGACATGATTCGAAGCGTATTGCGCGTCTGCACGAGCGTGCCAGCAGCACGCGTTTGCTTTATGCTTGGCCGCACGCCGAATGGCCTGAATCAATGGGCGTTTCGAATTACAGCGTTTGAAGAACTGAACTATGCAAAGCATGAACCCTTCCGCCGCTTCGGCGATCTCCCTGGCTGCCACGTTGCGCGATCACTTCGCCCGGGTGGTGCTGCCGCTCTGGCGCGGGCCGGGTTTCAACACTGAGTTGAAGCTGCCGTACGAAGCGGTCAGCGCCGACGATCATCAACCGCTTCCCGCCGCACGCTACCGCGCGATGGCTTGCGCGCGACAATTGTTCGTGTTTTCGCAAGCCGGCGATGCGGCGCATGCACAGGTGCTGTTCGACGCGCTGGTGCACACGTTTCAGGACACACGCCACGGTGGATGGATCTATAGCGTCGATGCGCAAGGCGCGCCGCTCGACACCACCAAAGATTTGTACACCCACGCGTTCGTCGTATTCGCGTGCGCGGAATATGGCCGCCGTTCCGGAAATCGCGACGCGCTGGAAGTCGTGCATCGCACGTCGACACTGATTCAGTCGCGTTTTGCCGCCGACGGCGATCTTTTCAACGCCGCTTTGGACGCCGACTTCGCCGCCGTGACCGGCACGCCGATCCAGAATCCGCTGATGCATTTGACCGAGGCCTGGCTGGCGGCCCGCGAAGCGACGCACGACGCCGCCTTCGACGCCGCGTTGAGCCGCCTTGCCGGCGCCGTCGCGCGTCATTTCGTGCATGCGCCGACCGGCTGCGTCGCCGAGTTGCCGCTGGGCGCCGACGACAACCGTTTGGAGCCGGGGCATCAGTTCGAATGGTTCTGGCTGGTGAAACGCGGGGGCGCTCTGTTTGAGGCCTCGGGTCTCAACGAAGCACTCACGCGCGCGTTCAGCTTTGCGCAGCAATACGGCGTGGATAAAGACACCGGCGGCGTTTGCGCGTCGCTCGACGAAACCGGCCGGATCAAGGACGCCACCCAGCGGATCTGGGCGCAAACCGAATATCTGCGCGCACTGGCGAGCCACGACGACCCGGCTGCACTCGCCGCGCTACCGGGCCAGATCGAACGTTTCCAGCAGCGCTTTCTGCGTCCGCAAGGCTGGTTCGAATGCAAGACACCGGCGGGTGAAGTGGCGAGGGCCGACATGCCGTCGACCACGCCCTATCACCTTGCAACGGCCTACGAGGCGCTGCCGGGCTGAGCTGAGCGCCGTCAATGAACCGGACGCGGCCGGTTCAGCCGACCGGCCGGTCGATCAATACTCTTCGCGCTGCCAGGGTCCCCAATCGGCGTTGGCCGTTTTAAATCGCGTGAAGGTCGCGCTTTTTCCGGTGGGGGTGTCCGACGTGTCGCCGTGCGGCTTCTGGTCGGTGGTGTGAAGGGCGAAAGCCTGGTGATCTTCGGTGTCGACGGTAATTCGGCCGACCGGATCCAGGGCGCCTTCTTGAGGTGATTTAGACTCCAATATCGCGAGATAGGGGGTCAAACGACTCCAGAACGATGTAAGTTCTTCTTGCAAATAATGTGTCAATGTTTTTCCTGGAAGAGTAATACAACCAGTTTACCCTACCGGCCGGGGCACCCCTTCAAAATGCCTCGAAGGGCTCAAAACGGGGCTATCGGGGGAATACCCGAATACTTGTTGATTGGCGTCCATCATAAAGACGTGATACAACTCGTACTTCGCGCTCGATCTCGTGTTGAGAAATAGCGGTCGCGAATGCAACACACAACATTTACTGGATTAAAAATGGCAACAGGTACTGTGAAGTGGTTTAACGATGCAAAGGGCTTTGGCTTCATCACGCCGGACGACGGTGGCGAAGACCTGTTCGCGCACTTTTCGGAAGTTCAAGGTAGCGGCTTCAAGTCGCTGCAAGAAAACCAGAAGGTGACGTTTGAAGTTAAGCAAGGCCCGAAGGGCAAGCAGGCTGCGAACATCCAGCCGGCCTAAGTACCCTCAGGTACGCCTGGCACCCTTAGGCGCTTGCGTCTAAAGCAAAATGGCCCGCTCGCGCGGGCCATTTTCATTGGCGAACGCCATTTTTCCAGGCGCTTGCACGGCTTAAATCGCCCGCACTTCCGACAGCGAAAACGCCGCAGCCTGGCCGCGCATGTCATCAATGTGTTGCGTGCGCAACACAGTTTCCGAAATTTCGAACACGGACACGGCCTGCTTCAGTTGCTGCGTCTGCTGGTGCAGCGAAGCCGCCGCTGCCGCCGCCTCTTCGACGAGCGCCGCATTCTGCTGCGTCATCTCATCCATCTGCACCACTGCCTGATTGACCTGTTCGATGCCCGTGCTCTGCTCGAGCGACGACGCGCTGATCTCGGCCATCATCTGCGTGACGCGTGAAATCGATGCCGAAACGTTGCTCATGGCCTCGCCGGCATGCTCGACCAGCATCGAACCGCCCTGAATCTCGGCAACCGATTCGCTGATCAAGGTCTTGATTTCCTTGGCCGACTGCGCGCTGCGCTGGGCCAGCCCCCGCACCTCGCCCGCTACCACCGCGAAGCCGCGGCCCTGTTCGCCCGCGCGGGCCGCTTCGACGGCCGCGTTCAACGCGAGGATATTGGTCTGGAACGCAATGCCGTCGATCACCGAAATGATCTCGGCGATCTTGTCCGAGCTTTGCGCGATGCCGCGCATCTTCACGACCACTTCGTTGACCACTTCGCTGCCGCGCGAGGTCGCATCGAGCGCCGTCTCGGCGAGCGCGTTGGCTTCGCGGGCGTGCTCGGCGTTCTGGCGCACGGTGGCGGTCAGCTCTTCCATGCTCGACGCGGTTTCTTCGAGCGATGCCGCCTGGTTTTCGGTGCGCGCGGACAGATCGGCGTTGCCGGTGGCGATTTCGTCGGCGCCCAGGTGGATCGAGTCGGCGGATTCGCGCACGGTCTGCACGGTGCGCGCGACGCTCGCCTGCATTTTCGCGAGGCCGGAGAAGAGACGCCCGATTTCATTAGTGCCGCGCGACGCGATCGGCTGGTTGAGGCGGCCCAGCGCGATGCGCTCGAAGTGACGGCCAGCTTCTTCGAGCGGCGCCACCACGCCCCGGCGCAACGCCATATAAACCGCAAACGTGCCCACTACCAGCAACAGCAGAATGGCGATGCTGACGCCGCGGAACATCGCCATGCGGGCGTCGATCGAATCGAGCGACGCGCGGCTCGCCGCGTCGCCGAACTGCACGAAGTTGTGCGACTCCGCGAGGTAGGCGTCCTGGAACGACTGGGTCGGCTGGTCGAGAAACGCCTGGATATTGTTCGAGTCGAGGAACTGCACCAGCTCCGCGAGCGCGTCGTGCAGCTTTTTATAGCGCTCGGCCAACGCCGTGGCGCGGGCGCTGTTTTCGTCGCTGGTCTTCTGCGCGCTCATGAAAGCGGCGAATGACTGATCGGCGGCCGTCAGTTGTTCACGGGCGTGCTGCACGATGTCGGCCGGCTCGGCGCCGCCGCGCACCATCCGCGTACCGGCGCGCGACAGGTTGATACGGGCATCCATCAGATGTTGCGTCGTTTCATTGACTGCATCGACCTGCTTCAACGCGATATTCGACAGATCGCCCACGTCGTCGTGAGTGCGCGTGAGCGACCAGAACCCCAGGCCGACGGTCACAAGCTGGAACACGCAGAACGCGGCCAGGACACATAACAGGCCGGATGCAACCTTGATCTTGCTGAACATCGTTAACACCTGAATTGCAAAAGAATGGCAGGGAGCTACCTTCGGGTTAACGGCGACGCCAGGCGTGTCTTGAGATCAATTTCCCTAAAAATCGCCTTACGTCCCCTTTTTATCGGCCAACTTCACAATTGCGGTCGTTTTGCACAACAATGTGTGGCGGATTTTTCCGAATCACCTTGACGCCGTGCACACAGGCTTCCTAGAGTGGGTAGGGACTGCACAACGCACGCCAGTGCAGATGCCACCGCGGGCCATGCCCGAAGGAATCAAGATGACCGACCTCCTCGACCGGGCGCGCGGCGCACTGCATGCCCAGCCGTTCAGCATGCTGCTTGGCGCCGAGTTGATGCACACGGGCACCAGCGAACTGACGCTGTCTCTGCCGATCCGCGACGAACTGCGGCAGCAGCATGGCTTCGTGCATGGCGGCGTCATCAGCTATCTCGCCGACAACGCGCTGACGTTCGCCGGCGCGTTATCGCTGGGACCGAAGGTCGTGACCGGCGAGTACAAGATCAACTATCTGCGGCCGGCGATCAACGGCACGCTGATCGCGCGCGCCAAGGTCATCTACGCGGGTCAGACTCAGGCGACCTGCCAATGCAACGTGTACGTGATGGACGGCAATCGCGAGAAGCTTGTTGCGGTTGCGCAAGGCACGGTCAATCGGATCAGTGATAGCAGCGAGCACGAACCGGCGGGTTAAACGCGCGGCGGCCGCTAGTCATAACCGCACCGCCGTAAAGCCGGTTGCTCACTCGGCATCGCGCCCGCCACCACCACGCAGCACGTGCGTATCCTCGCTGACGCCGGGCTTGCGCAGCTGCTCAAAGCTCAGCGTGTGTGAACCCGCCTGAACGCTCCCGCCAAGAACGGGGTCATAAAAAAAGGCCGTTCCTGCTCGACGCGGGAACGGCCCTTTTTCATCATCAACACCTTTCGACTACACCCGCCACTCACTCCGCCGCATAAGTCTTCTGCGTCTGCTCGCCTAAGCCTTCGATACCCAGACGGATCGTCTGTCCCGGCTTCAGATACACCGGATTCGGCTTCACGCCCATGCCGACGCCCGGCGGCGTGCCGGTCGAAATCACGTCGCCCGGTTGCAGGCTCATGCACTGCGACACATACGACACCAGCTTCGCGACGCCGAACACCATCGTCTTCGTGCTGCCGTTCTGATAGCGATGGCCGTCCACTTCGAGCCACAGGCTCAGGTTCTGCGGATCCGCAACTTCGTCGCGCGTGACGACCCACGGGCCGATCGGGCCGAACGTATCGAAGCCCTTGCCCTTATCCCACGTGCCGCCGCGCTCGATCTGCCATTCGCGTTCCGACACGTCATTGATCACGCAATAACCGGCGACGTAATCGAGCGCGTTGGCTTCGTCGACGTATTTCGCCGGCTTGCCGATCACCACGCCGAGTTCGACTTCCCAGTCGGTCTTTTGCGAGCCGCGCGGAATTTCGACGTCGTCGTGCGGGCCGCTGATCGCGCTCGTCCACTTGTTGAAAATCACCGGCTCGGCCGGCACCGGCAGATTCGATTCCGCCGCATGATCCGCATAGTTCAGCCCAATGCAGATGAACTTGCCGATCTTGCCGACGCACGGGCCGAGACGCGGATTGCCTTCGACCAGCGGCAGCGAAGCCGGATCGACCGCGCGCAGTTTGGCGAGACCTTCAGCGGTCAGCGCGGCGCCGTCGATATCGGCGACCACTTTCGACAGATCGCGAATCTTGCCCTGCGCGTCGAGCAAGCCCGGCTTTTCCTGACCTTTCGGCCCATAACGAAGCAGTTTCATCCTGACACGTCCTTTTTCAGTGATATTCAGTGTGCGTCAGTTCGACCAGCCGCCGTCGATCACATGCGCGTGACCGGTGGTAAACGACGATTCGTCGGACGCGAGATACAGCGCCAGCGCGGCGATCTCTTCGGGCTTGCCGACACGGCCCATCGGCTGACGCGCGACAAAGGCCGCCTGCACGACGTCGAGCGTCACGCCTTGCGCCCGAGCCTGCTCGGCGATCCGCTGTTCGAGCGACGGCGAAGCCACCGTGCCCGGGCAGATCGCGTTACAGCGTACACCACGCGTGATGAAGTCCGCAGCAACGGACTTCGTCAGACCGATCACCGCGGCTTTCGACGCGCTGTACGCAAAGCGGTTCGGCACGCCCTTCACGCTCGACGCCGCCGACGACATATTGATGATCGAGCCGCCGCCCTTTTCCAGCATGGCCGGCAAGAACGCACGGATCGTGCGGTACATCGCCTTCACATTCAGGTCGAACGCGAAGTCCCAATCTTCTTCGCTGCATTCGAGAATCGTACCGGCGTGCACAAAGCCCGCGCAATTGAACAGCACGTCGATCGCGCCGAGTTCGGCGGACAGCGCCTTGATCGCCGCGTCGTCGCGCACGTCGAGCTTGCGCGCTTCGACCGGCTTGCCGGCGAGCCCGTCGATGCGGATATCGGTGGCGATCACGCGCGCGCCTTCGCGTGCGTATAGCTCCGCGGTGGCGAGACCGATGCCTTGTCCCGCCGCGGTGATCAGGGCCGTTTTGCCGGCCAGTCTTTGTGTCATCTACGACTCCAGTTGAATGGGCTTCTCTTGTCTTCGCGACCCGTCTTCATCGCGTCAAAGTCGATAAAACGCGGCGGCGTTGCCGCCGAAAACCGCCTCGCGCTCGCCGTCGCTCAAGGACGCGAGCAAGGTGTTCGCCACCGAATGCCACAACAGATAGTCGCCGTTCAGATCGAGCACCGGCCAGTCGCTGCCCCACATCAAACGCGCTGGACCGAACGACGCCAGCAGATGATCGACATACGGCTGCAAGGTTTCTTCGGTCCAGCCAGGTGCTGCCTCCGTAACGAGCCCCGACAGCTTGCAATGCACGTGCGGCAACGCTGCGAGCCGCGTGATCGCGTCGGCCCATGTTTGCCAACCCGCGCGAGCGTAACGGATCGGCGGCTTCGCACCATGGTCGACGACGATGCGCAGCGCCGGAAAGCGCGTCGCGAAGGTTTCGAAGTGCTCGACGTGGCGCGCGTAAATCAGCGCGTCGAACGCAAGATCGTGTGCGATCAGGGCTTCAATCGCGGGGGTGAGATCGGGGTTGGCGATCCACGTATTGTCAGGCAAATCCTGCAACATCGGCCGCACGCCTTTGAACTTCGGCTCATGCGCGAAGGCATCGATCACGTCCGGCGCAGTCGGCAACAACAACGGCACCCAACCGACCACGCCCGCAATCGACGGCTCATGGCGCGCAATATCCAGCAAGTAACGCGTTTCATCGATGGTCGGTGCCGCCTGCACTACCACCGTTCGCTCGATTCCCGCTCTGTCGCGCAACGGTGCGAGGTCGGCGGGGCCAAACGGGCGATACAGGGTTTTCAGTTCCGGTGTGAGCCACTCGTAATCGCCGCGCGCGGGGTCCCAATAGTGCTGGTGGGCGTCGATATGCATCGTCAGTCAATCCTCCGGCGCGGGCGCGCGGCGGTCGAGCAAGCCCTCGTCGCGCAACGCGGACCACAACGCCGCGGGGATCGGCTGCTCGAACGACGCCACGTTCTCGCGCAATTCATCGGCACTGCGCGCGCCGGTCAGCACGGTGGCGACCGCCGGATGCGCATAGGGAAATTGCAAGGCTGCGGCGGCAAGCGGCACGCCATGCACGCGGCACACCGCTTCCAGCCGTGCGACGCGCTCGACCACTTCGCGCGGCGCATCGCCGTAGTTGAATTTCAGATCGCCTTCGACGCCGCGCGCCAGAATGCCCGAATTGAACGCGCCGCCTAACAGGATGCTGACGCCGCGCTTTTCGCATGCCGGCAGCAGGTCGTCG from Paraburkholderia sp. IMGN_8 encodes the following:
- a CDS encoding 3-hydroxyacyl-CoA dehydrogenase family protein, encoding MLESFHRRQQESGVDKAVIGVVGTGLMGVGIATQSALHGHRTIVHDVDPARLASVAPKAEAVLDELIDAGRIDKAAKQAALARIETHAELDVMASAQFVIEAIPEVLELKHRLYASLAALMSDDAILASNTSGFPPDQLVAPLRAKERFLIAHFWNPPHMIPLVEVVPGTATLPEVTEQTAALMSVIGMEPVVLAKAIPGFVGNRLQFAVLREALNIVRSGAATPDVVDRVMKASLGRRWGIVGPLEGADLGGLDTFLDISTHLMPELAKDEDMLDLLRAQVDAGRVGVRNGAGFYDWDDAHLAQVKEGRKRVISRG
- a CDS encoding AGE family epimerase/isomerase — encoded protein: MQSMNPSAASAISLAATLRDHFARVVLPLWRGPGFNTELKLPYEAVSADDHQPLPAARYRAMACARQLFVFSQAGDAAHAQVLFDALVHTFQDTRHGGWIYSVDAQGAPLDTTKDLYTHAFVVFACAEYGRRSGNRDALEVVHRTSTLIQSRFAADGDLFNAALDADFAAVTGTPIQNPLMHLTEAWLAAREATHDAAFDAALSRLAGAVARHFVHAPTGCVAELPLGADDNRLEPGHQFEWFWLVKRGGALFEASGLNEALTRAFSFAQQYGVDKDTGGVCASLDETGRIKDATQRIWAQTEYLRALASHDDPAALAALPGQIERFQQRFLRPQGWFECKTPAGEVARADMPSTTPYHLATAYEALPG
- a CDS encoding cold-shock protein gives rise to the protein MATGTVKWFNDAKGFGFITPDDGGEDLFAHFSEVQGSGFKSLQENQKVTFEVKQGPKGKQAANIQPA
- a CDS encoding methyl-accepting chemotaxis protein, which encodes MFSKIKVASGLLCVLAAFCVFQLVTVGLGFWSLTRTHDDVGDLSNIALKQVDAVNETTQHLMDARINLSRAGTRMVRGGAEPADIVQHAREQLTAADQSFAAFMSAQKTSDENSARATALAERYKKLHDALAELVQFLDSNNIQAFLDQPTQSFQDAYLAESHNFVQFGDAASRASLDSIDARMAMFRGVSIAILLLLVVGTFAVYMALRRGVVAPLEEAGRHFERIALGRLNQPIASRGTNEIGRLFSGLAKMQASVARTVQTVRESADSIHLGADEIATGNADLSARTENQAASLEETASSMEELTATVRQNAEHAREANALAETALDATSRGSEVVNEVVVKMRGIAQSSDKIAEIISVIDGIAFQTNILALNAAVEAARAGEQGRGFAVVAGEVRGLAQRSAQSAKEIKTLISESVAEIQGGSMLVEHAGEAMSNVSASISRVTQMMAEISASSLEQSTGIEQVNQAVVQMDEMTQQNAALVEEAAAAAASLHQQTQQLKQAVSVFEISETVLRTQHIDDMRGQAAAFSLSEVRAI
- a CDS encoding PaaI family thioesterase, with translation MTDLLDRARGALHAQPFSMLLGAELMHTGTSELTLSLPIRDELRQQHGFVHGGVISYLADNALTFAGALSLGPKVVTGEYKINYLRPAINGTLIARAKVIYAGQTQATCQCNVYVMDGNREKLVAVAQGTVNRISDSSEHEPAG
- a CDS encoding ureidoglycolate lyase → MKLLRYGPKGQEKPGLLDAQGKIRDLSKVVADIDGAALTAEGLAKLRAVDPASLPLVEGNPRLGPCVGKIGKFICIGLNYADHAAESNLPVPAEPVIFNKWTSAISGPHDDVEIPRGSQKTDWEVELGVVIGKPAKYVDEANALDYVAGYCVINDVSEREWQIERGGTWDKGKGFDTFGPIGPWVVTRDEVADPQNLSLWLEVDGHRYQNGSTKTMVFGVAKLVSYVSQCMSLQPGDVISTGTPPGVGMGVKPNPVYLKPGQTIRLGIEGLGEQTQKTYAAE
- a CDS encoding SDR family oxidoreductase, producing the protein MTQRLAGKTALITAAGQGIGLATAELYAREGARVIATDIRIDGLAGKPVEARKLDVRDDAAIKALSAELGAIDVLFNCAGFVHAGTILECSEEDWDFAFDLNVKAMYRTIRAFLPAMLEKGGGSIINMSSAASSVKGVPNRFAYSASKAAVIGLTKSVAADFITRGVRCNAICPGTVASPSLEQRIAEQARAQGVTLDVVQAAFVARQPMGRVGKPEEIAALALYLASDESSFTTGHAHVIDGGWSN
- a CDS encoding amidohydrolase family protein; its protein translation is MHIDAHQHYWDPARGDYEWLTPELKTLYRPFGPADLAPLRDRAGIERTVVVQAAPTIDETRYLLDIARHEPSIAGVVGWVPLLLPTAPDVIDAFAHEPKFKGVRPMLQDLPDNTWIANPDLTPAIEALIAHDLAFDALIYARHVEHFETFATRFPALRIVVDHGAKPPIRYARAGWQTWADAITRLAALPHVHCKLSGLVTEAAPGWTEETLQPYVDHLLASFGPARLMWGSDWPVLDLNGDYLLWHSVANTLLASLSDGEREAVFGGNAAAFYRL